Part of the Impatiens glandulifera chromosome 8, dImpGla2.1, whole genome shotgun sequence genome is shown below.
tcaaaattaaatagttaatttaactataattatgatctttaaaatttagaatacaGGACTACGTTTAAAActcttcaaacaaataaaattttaatgtttcaatcaaaatattactttatcaaaataataagaataaatatatatttgaaaggtaaatgtgttttcaaataaaattgcTGTTGCTCATGAGCATAAACTAACACATGGGAAGttcaattcttaaaaataaagtaaaatttggATCAAGATTAAATAAGCAGtacaaatatttaagaatacaaAATTCACTTGCCAACTTTCGAAACAAAGCTGACAACACAATGAAAAGTATTTGAAAAAACCGCAAAAGTCACAGCAAAACAAAGACAAAATCGATGATCTCTATCGACTAGAAGTATATTTCTTGAAATCCTTACCAGCCTTCCTCGAGGAGGCGGAACCCCTAGCACCACTGCCTTTACCGGTGCCTTTACCGCCTTTCCCGGTCTGACCTTTCTTTCCGCCACCAGCCTTCTTCGGGTTACCTTTTCCACCTCTTCCTAACCTTCCCAATCCTTTAGTTCTAGCATCCTTCTTCATCCTAGGGTCAACAACCACTTTTCCCTTTCCACCCCTAACTGCAACTCCTTTCTTAGCCACAACATATTCCCTCTCGGGCTTCTTTGGAGTCGCCTTATTGTAAAGCTGTTCAATCATCTTCCTCTTAGACCTATCCGATATTTCAGACTGGTCTGAAATGGTGTTAGCCTTCTTACGAATCTTCTCAAGTTTCCTCTCGGCTACTCGCTTCTTCCTGGCTCTAGCCTCTGCAACCTTCTTAGCAGGCCGAGCGTTAATTTCTTTGAATTGGGCTTTCATTGCATTAATTTCTTCCTTCGTTACTGGCTTGTTAGGTCGGTTGTGTTTCTTTTCGTCCTCTACGAACCAGCTGGGCAAACGGGCATCATCGTTGAACATGTATTTGTTGTAAGAATCGTCTATTAAATTTTCGCGGTCTTTTTTGTGTAGCATTTTCTTTGCATAGGCTAATATCTCAGCTTTTTTGTCGTTGTCGTAATCGGATTCGTCTGAGGATGAATCGGAGTCACTCGAGTCCGAGGCTATTGCGGGAACTATCTCAAAATCGGGTTCTGGTTGCGTTtctttcttgaatttgttattctttttcttcatatCTTGAACTGGAAGCTTTTCTGTTGTTGGTTTCTTTTTTTCGTTCTTCTTGTTGCTAGTTGGTTTTGTAACTGGCTTGTCTACTTGCatttcatcatcactgtcataTTTAGCAAGCTTAtcttgttcttcctcttcttcatcttcttcaaagaTGTCTTGACTGAACCATTTCTTCATTATCTCTTCCTGAGTTGGAGCTTCATCAGCAAACGGTACTACAAGTGGATTTAATTCAATGTTGTCTTGCTCCCTATCTGAATCGTCCGAGAGATTCATATCATCATTTTCATTTCCCTAACCCAAATCAACAAGAAATCTTGAgattagagaaaaataattttaaagtcgAAAGTATTAATTTGTAAGGGAAATTACCTGGAGTTGCTCGTCCTTGGATGCTTCTTCCCCTTTGGCTCgtttcctttgcttttgaaGTGCACTTCCTTCAATTCTAGTCACATAACTTTCATAAGCTTCATCAAGCATTTCTTCCAGTTTTTCATCATACCTGCAATAAAAACAGCTATAAATCTGGTACCAAGAaaaaacaagacattttctcgAGAAACTGAGTGTAATGAGATTGATAAATTACTGTTGGCGTTCTTCATCAGAGTCCATGTCACTTGACGATGAATCTTTAGGGTCTTCGCGagtctcttcatcttcttcataaTTAGCAGTCCCAATATCACCATTCTCAGTATCATCAACAGCTTCCAAATCTTTCTTACCCTGTATTCCAAAATATAGGCCTCATTAGCTGGATCCACAAATTGCCTTTACAAACTTATTTCATATATGGTTAACACTATCAGCCACTTGCCTAGTTTAAAATGAAAATGCTAGCAATTATCCATTTTAACCAAGGCGTGTTTATAAAAAAGCTGCCATGCAATTctgtttttattcatttatagtTTAAAAGTCTCAAGGTTAAATCACAACAAAAgagtaaaattgaaaaaaagagTAAAGGAACCAACCTTAATGGAAGATAAAGCGAACAATTCAATATCCATACATCCATCCTCCACCGCATCCATTTGCATTCCTGTTGCCTTACGTGTCTTATCCtagaaaattaagagaaataaaattaaaacaaatacaaaaattatatatatcgaAAAAGTAGAAAACTCTGGTTTGAAGGTTTCTTCACATTCTATTAGCTATTAATAGTACAATTTCACAATATTTCTAGAACATGGGCATAGTATTGGCTTCTTATAGAGATATCGGCAATAAAAATTGTGAATTCCAGATTTTGTACAATGGAAGATATGCAACTTACTAAAATGATATATCATTGACACTACTCAAAGATTTTGAATTCTGAAGCAATTTCTAGTTTTATGCAATCTAATTTAGAAGACCCTTTCCTCTGATAATTTCTTTGATATTGAGACATAACAGCTAGACCATGACTACTAAAAAATTGGACTTAACCATATTAATATATCAAACACAAGTAGGAAATATTCTAGGTCCATGCACAATCTCTAACAATTAACACTAGTATCCAAGCTTTGGGTTTTTAAAGCAGACATGATCATTGGGCACTGCAGGCAATATTTAAAGTTCAAAATGCAAGCAAAAGAAGAAAGACTCAACAATTAAACAGAAAAGGATTGGAAGATAGACAAGGGCTTCAAACCTTTTCACGTCGTTTTGTAATAACTTTCTTTGCTCTCTTTTTCTTACGATCCATAGCATAGGATAGTTCCTCCATCTCATTAAgcatcttctcttcttcattctcttccTTGTTCTCATTCTCCACAACAGCTGGCTCAGGAGTAGGCTTCTCAGTAAGTGCAGTGAGTGCTTTCTTAATACCCATTCGCCACCTATATAATAATGAGCAaaacaatataaacaaataaaaaatctgCTGAGATCAAATTCTTGTGAGCCTCATAAGCTAAAAATAACTGGTGGAACTACTAGACTTAGAACCCAACTAAACCATCTGCCTCAGATATAatctttcatgtcaaatgtATTTCAGTAggcaaatattattttaaaaatactaactgaattttaaaaagaaataatcaaAATGGAAGAACCCATACACAAACAAGGAAAAGAGAAAACTACAAGGATGTAAGGAAGACATTATTAGTACAGTGTTGATTATAAGAACAGTTTCAGCTTACTTCAAAAGATACTTGAAATCTTGTTTTCCCAAAACACGAAGATCATCACATAGGGATTTCACCTGTAGAGATCAAGGGAGAAATAGACGAACGTTAATCAGAACTGGTTTAGTAAAGAAACAAAAGGTTATAAAAAGATGAGTCCCAACACCtttaaacataaaaagaaaTGTAGTAAAATAGTAATTGTATCTACATAAAAATTTTGCAACAGGAGATGAAGCCAGAGGAAGAATTACCTCTTCAGTGGTCAAGGCGTGATTCTTTATATCTAATGAAGCAGTATCTTTAAAGCTGATACATGTCACTGT
Proteins encoded:
- the LOC124911202 gene encoding pre-rRNA 2'-O-ribose RNA methyltransferase, which gives rise to MGKVKGKHRLDKYYHLAKEQGYRSRAAWKLIQLDSKFNFLRSSRGVLDLCAAPGGWMQVAVQRVPVGSLVMGLDLVPIRPIRGAVAAEEDITKPQCRSTIKKLMGEHGCRAVDLVLHDGSPNVGGAWAQEATSQNALVIDSVRLATEFLSPKGTFVTKVFRSQDYTAVLYCLRQLFEKVEVDKPAASRSASAEIYLIGLKYKAPAKIDPRLLDIRHLFEGGKEPPKVIDVLRASKQKRHRDGYEDGETIFTKVCSAADFVWSDNPLDMLGTVTCISFKDTASLDIKNHALTTEEVKSLCDDLRVLGKQDFKYLLKWRMGIKKALTALTEKPTPEPAVVENENKEENEEEKMLNEMEELSYAMDRKKKRAKKVITKRREKDKTRKATGMQMDAVEDGCMDIELFALSSIKGKKDLEAVDDTENGDIGTANYEEDEETREDPKDSSSSDMDSDEERQQYDEKLEEMLDEAYESYVTRIEGSALQKQRKRAKGEEASKDEQLQGNENDDMNLSDDSDREQDNIELNPLVVPFADEAPTQEEIMKKWFSQDIFEEDEEEEEQDKLAKYDSDDEMQVDKPVTKPTSNKKNEKKKPTTEKLPVQDMKKKNNKFKKETQPEPDFEIVPAIASDSSDSDSSSDESDYDNDKKAEILAYAKKMLHKKDRENLIDDSYNKYMFNDDARLPSWFVEDEKKHNRPNKPVTKEEINAMKAQFKEINARPAKKVAEARARKKRVAERKLEKIRKKANTISDQSEISDRSKRKMIEQLYNKATPKKPEREYVVAKKGVAVRGGKGKVVVDPRMKKDARTKGLGRLGRGGKGNPKKAGGGKKGQTGKGGKGTGKGSGARGSASSRKAGKDFKKYTSSR